One genomic window of Solanum stenotomum isolate F172 chromosome 9, ASM1918654v1, whole genome shotgun sequence includes the following:
- the LOC125877828 gene encoding equilibrative nucleotide transporter 8, whose product MIILHNQKMVQSHKGIEMNMITKVDQNEARDTYKISYIIHFLLGAGNLLPWNALITAVDYFGYLYPTKHVEKVFSVAYMTSSLLILVLMLSWNKWNQTMSLRLRLNLGFSMFVLCLMVTPIVDWINWDQNGTKVKSNATYCVVVVSVVVCGLADGLIGGSLIGSAGKLPKQYMQAIFAGTASSGVLICILRIITKVSLPHTPHGLKTSAHFYFIISTTVLIVCIICCNLLYKLPIMQQHYTHLVQDFLPCSRHKLLDVARTIKCPAFGIFAIYTVTLSIFPGFLAENLESSVFKDWYPILLITIYNVADFVGKSFTALYVVKSTSKATWGCVARLLFYPLFTACLHGPKWLKCEVSIVFLTTMLGLTNGYLTSVIMILAPKSVPSSEAEIAAIVLAVSLGMGLVAGSVLGWFWII is encoded by the exons ATGATCATTCTCCACAATCAAAAGATGGTACAAAGTCACAAAGGAATAGAGATGAACATGATCACAAAGGTTGATCAAAATGAAGCAAGAGACACTTATAAAATTTCATACATAATCCATTTCTTGCTTGGTGCTGGCAATTTGTTACCTTGGAATGCCTTAATCACTGCTGTTGATTACTTTGGTTATCTTTATCCAACAAAACATGTTGAGAAAGTTTTCTCTGTTGCTTACATGACTTCATCTCTTTTGATTCTTGTTTTGATGTTGAGTTGGAATAAATGGAACCAAACAATGAGTCTTAgattgagattgaatcttgGTTTTTCTATGTTTGTTCTTTGTTTAATGGTAACACCAATTGTTGATTGGATTAATTGGGATCAAAATGGAACAAAGGTGAAGTCAAATGCAACATATTGTGTTGTGGTTGTATCTGTTGTTGTTTGTGGTTTGGCTGATGGTTTGATTGGTGGAAGCTTGATTGGTTCTGCTGGTAAGCTGCCTAAACAATACATGCAAGCAATTTTTGCTGGAACTGCTTCTTCAG GTGTTTTAATATGCATATTAAGGATTATAACCAAAGTATCACTTCCACATACTCCACATGGTCTAAAGACAAGTGCTCATTTCTACTTCATAATTAGCACAACAGTTTTGATAGTGTGCATCATCTGTTGCAACTTGTTGTATAAGTTGCCAATTATGCAGCAACATTACACACATCTTGTTCAAGATTTCTTGCCATGTTCGAGGCATAAACTCCTCGATGTGGCAAGAACTATAAAGTGTCCTGCATTTGGAATATTCGCGATTTACACTGTGACATTGTCTATTTTCCCAGGGTTCTTAGCAGAAAATCTTGAATCGAGTGTGTTTAAAGATTGGTATCCCATTTTACTTATAACAATTTACAACGTAGCGGATTTCGTTGGGAAATCTTTCACTGCATTGTATGTTGTTAAGAGTACTAGTAAGGCTACATGGGGTTGTGTTGCTAGGCTATTGTTCTATCCTCTGTTTACAGCTTGTTTACATGGTCCTAAATGGCTAAAATGTGAAGTGTCAATTGTATTTTTAACGACGATGCTCGGTCTGACCAACGGGTACTTGACAAGTGTCATTATGATTCTTGCTCCCAAGTCTGTGCCAAGTTCTGAAGCTGAAATTGCTGCAATTGTTTTGGCTGTTTCATTAGGGATGGGATTAGTGGCTGGTTCTGTTCTTGGTTGGTTTTGGATTATTTGA